The genomic interval CCAAGGTCTTTACAGGCTTTCACGCCTGAAGCAATCGCCAAACCGTGAGTGATGGCTTTCTCACCCAGGTTCAGTTCACGACGAGTTGGTACGTTGAAGACGAGCTTACGTAGTGGGCGACGTGTTTCTGGCTTCACGCTCTTGAATTGATCAAAGGTATACAGGCCATCTTTCGTTGCTTCAACCGCTTGGCGCACTTTCCAGTACGTGTCACGGCCTTTAACGTGCAGTTCAGTTAGGAAGCACACCGCTTCCATAGAGCCTGTTTCGTTAAGTGTATTGATGGTTTTCTGAATGATCTCTTTATATTGGCGTTCACCAAGCTCACGCTCTTTACCGCAACCAACTAAAAGAACACGTTCAGAAAGCACACCTGGAACTTGATGCAGCAGTAGCATCTGACCTGGTTTACCTTCTAGATCACCACGGCGAAGTAGTGAACTGATGTAACCGTCACTGATTTTATCGAGTTGTTCGGCTACTGGAGAAAGGCGACGTGGTTCAAACACACCAACAACGATACATGCGCTACGTTGTTTCTCTGGACTGCCACTTTTTACACTGAACTCCATGCGTACTCCTACATCCTGAAGACAAATAGTTCTAAATGTTAGATAATGACCGCTTACTTGTTGAATTCTATTCTCGGTCTACTCTGTAAGTTACAGATTAACATTTAGTCAGTTTTTTTGAAAAATAAAAGGTTCAACGGGAAATTATAGTGATTCGACCAAAAAAACAAGTTTTGTATAGGTAATTTCAGCGTGATTATTGTTAGATATTTGATCCGCGAAACACTCAAGAGCCAATTTGCGATCTTTTTCGTACTTTTTTTGGTGTTTCTCAGCCAGCAGTTCATTAGTGTGTTAGCAGATGCGTCGGATGGCGATATTCCGGCCAGTTTGATCATGTCGATTGTCGCGTTGAACATGCCATCGATGGGACTGTTAATGCTACCACTCAGTCTGTATATCGGTATTTTGATTACCTTTGGTCGACTTTACGCGGAAAGTGAAATCGTGGTGATGAACGCCACGGGTATTGGCAATAAGTTCCTGATTCAAGCTGCATTGTACTTGGCAGTGATCACCTCCGGCGTGGCTGCGTTCAACTCATTGTGGTTGTCTCCTTGGTCGATGGACCGTGTTGAGCAACTGACCGAACAGGTGGCGGCTGAAAATAGTGTCGATTTATTAAAGAAAGGCCAATTTCAGTTCACTCCTGATCGCTCTTCGGTGGTTTTCATTGATGATATTAAAGATAAACAGCTGTCTAATGTGTTTGTCGCACAGCTTATGCCCAGAGATTCCATTCTACCGAGCGTGATGTTCGCTAATGGCGGTGAGGTGAAAGAGCTGTCTGATGGTCGTCAGATCATCTCTATGAAGCAAGGGACACGCTACGAAGGCGTGCCAACTCGCGTAGAGTACATGATCACGGAATTTGAACAGTACGATGGTTTAATTGGTCAACGTTCTGTCAAACAGCGAGGGCGAGATTGGGATGCGATTCCAACGCTAGAGCTGATTGGTCATCCTGACCCAGAAGCGCAAGCTGAACTGCAATGGCGAGTTTCCCTATTCGTTTGTATCCCTCTACTGACCATGCTGGTTATCCCACTTTCAGCGGTGAACCCGCGTCAAGGGCGATTTGCCAAAATGGGGCCGGCTATCCTTATTTATCTTGCGTATTTCTTGTCGATCAGTGCAACGAAATCTGCGTTGGAAGAGGGGGATATTTCTGCCTCGATTGGTATGTGGCCTATTAATGGTTTGCTACTGCTGGTGGCGATTATGGCGAATTTCATGGACAGCGTTGCCGTTAGACGAATCAAAGACAATTTTAGAAAGAAGAGGCTAGCGTAAATCGTGTTTAAAATTTTAGACCTTTACATCGGTAGAACGATCGTAGCAACCACCTCTTTGGTATTGGTCACCTTTGTTGGCCTTTCTGGCATCATTAAGTATGTTGAGCAATTGCGTAAAGTGGGCAAAGGGACATATGACCTCTTGCATGCGCTGTACTTTGTTGTTTTGAGCATTCCTCGCGATATCGAAATGTTTTTCCCAATGGCCGCCTTGCTTGGTGCTCTGATTGGGCTTGGCATGCTGGCGTCAAGTTCAGAATTGGTGGTGATGCAGGCTGCTGGTTTTTCTAAGCTGGATATCGGCGTCTCCGTGTTAAAAACCGCAGTACCGTTAATGCTGGTGGTGATGGCTCTGGGTCAATGGGGCGCACCAGACGCACAGAAAATGGCCCGCGATTTGCGTTCATTTGCCTTATCTGGCGGTAGTATTGTTTCCGTGCGCAGTGGTGTCTGGGCCAAAGATGCTAATGATTTTATCTTTATCGGTAAGGTAGATGAGGACAAGCTCTACGGGCTTAACATGTGGAAGTTTGACCAGAATAAGAAGCTGCAATCGGTCATTTTTGCCGAAGAGGTTGATTACCAACAAGACAATCGCTGGTTGATGCGTTACGTGCAAATAACCGATATGCAAGATGAGAAAGTCATTTCCAAACATTCATTAGAGCAGATGGAATGGGAAACCTCATTGGCTCCCGATAAGTTAGCTGTTGTGACGGTAAAACCGGAAGAGCTTTCTCTTAGTGGCCTTTATGACTATGTGACCTATCTCAAAGCCTCCGAGCAAGATGCTTCTCGCTACGAGTTAGCGTTTTGGCGTAAGTTGACTCAGCCCATTTCGATTGCAGTGATGATGTTGATGGCATTGTCATTTGTGTTTGGTCCGCTTCGAAGTGTCACTATGGGGGCGAGAGTGATCTCAGGTGTGATTGCGGGTTTTGCTTTTTACATTTCCAGCGAGTTCTTTGGGCCTTTGACGTTGGTGTATGGTATTCCACCAGTGTTTGGGGCAGTGGCTCCGAGCATTGTGTTCTTTATCGTTGCAGTGATGTTGTTGAACCGAAAACTGCAATAAATAATGGGATTGACTTGCGAAAGAAAAGAAGATGGAAGGCAATATGCCTTCCATTTTTTATTGTGTTTTTAACTCGAGCGCCTAGATTGATCGGTTTTGGATTATCTTACTTTAGGAAGCAAAACGACTTCCGTTTTGGCCCAAATGTCGTGAAAGCCCCTTTTCTTCGGGTCGATTGGTACAGTGAAATTTGCCAAACCAAACGCAGAAGTGGCAATGCGTATTAGAGCTTGAGTTGAGGTAATCATCGAACCGTCGTGATTACGTACTTGAATCTTCCATGCTCGCATTCCAAGCGTTTGGCCTGCTCGAGTCCAAAAATAGACTAAGAAGTAGATCCATACAGCGGCAAGATAGAAAGTAAAGAGCGGGCTGATGATTGGGTGTCGGCTGAGTAAATCAGCGGCATCCACATATTCGCCATAACTGATCAAGCCCATCCCATTCAGTGCAAACAGGATGGCCATCACGACCCCGGCCGCCATCATTTCTAAAGCAATAATAATCAAAGCGTCATAAAAAAGTGCCGCAAGGCGACGAAAAAGCCCAGCAGGCGGTAATGTTGTTGTAGTCATCATCGTTCACTTACCATTCAAATTGTGCGTCAGGATATAGATTCAACCCTATGAAGAAAAGAGAGCTAGAGCACACTGTGTTCATTTGTGGCGAAAACTTAGGCAAACGGTAATTATTTCAATCTTTTGCTCTTGCACAACCGAAAAGCTTACGTATAATGCCAAGCATCGAAAGGCAATAGCCTAAAGATGCCGGTGTGGTGAAATTGGTATACACGACGGATTCAAAATCCGTTTCCTTCGGGAGTGGCGGTTCAAGTCCGCCCACCGGTACCATACATAGAAAGGTCGCTTTTATAGCGGCCTTTCGTCGTTTTGGGTTTTTGAAAAACTCTCTTTGCTCTCTTTGCTCTCTTTGCTCTCTTTGCTCTCTTTGCTCTCTTTGCTCTCTTTGCTCTCTTTGCTCTCTTTGCTCTCTTTCTGCATTTGTATTGCTTTCTCTCCTATGCCGCCGCTTTTCTAGCACTAAGTGTTCAATCAAGCAGACTTTGTCACAAGTACCTCAATTTAAAATACTTCAATCACTTCGTTGAGCTCTTAAGCGAGTTGCGTTTCTCCGACATAAACAAAAAAAGCGCGGAGAAGACTCCGCGCAAACTATCTACATTGTGATAGCAGGAACAGCTTATAGAGCTGTGAATAAGGTGTTCTGTGTGTCAGGTGTCCACGTTACTTGTGAGACATGCGGAACATTGACGAGATAGCGTACTCCTTTGTAACTCACCACATCGCCTTGAGCGTACTCCACATTCAACATCCAGTTTGTTGCTGGATCTGCATTGGTCCATAGGCTAGAGGTTGCTGAGGGGGCCCAATCAGCTTGCGCTGTGTGGCTGGTGACGGCTTTGTAAACCGTCCCTTGATGAAGGACATAGGCGCCTGTTGAGTAGGTTGTATTAACCTGCCACTCTGGTGTGTAGTTGTCCATCGTATCAAAGACGTATCCTGCCTCTTTGGCAATACGGATGAATTCTGCCAGTTTCGGTAGGTTTTGTGTTGCCCCCATACCGCGTTTGCCATCTTCGAATAAGAATTCATGAGTTAAGACAATCACTTTGTCCGCATGTAATGGCGTACCGCAAGGGAATTGTTGGGCTTTAGAGTTAATCGGATTGATGGTGGTAGGAGCACAGCTGTTTAAAGCTGCGTCAACATAGCTCAAAAATGGAACCGCTTCCGTTAAGCTGTTTGCAGGCATCGCAATTCCCCAGTTTTCTGGTGCCCAATCCACATCCCAGCCGTGTGTTTGATAGCCTTTATTGGCCAACATATTCTGTACTTCAATGGATGCTTTGACACTGTTTGAAGGGTTGTCGGGATCACAAACATAACCGGGCTCCCATGGTTTTAGATTGTCCGATGTTGCACAGAGACCATCTGCTTTAAAGCTTTTCGTCACACGCCAGCCGTTAGTGTAGGGAAGACGAGCAAGCTCATCACCCTTGTAGTTCGGGTAGCTGCTAATAGAAGGGAAGTAGCGCTCCAGAACCGCAAGGTTTTGTTCAAAGGTTGCGGCATCATAAACAGGATCTTGATAGGAGTTGATTTGATGATTGCCTGTTGCATTACATTCAGCTCCGCTGTTTGGGCCAAATTCTTCCACGCAGTTATGGATCATGTGGTCGTAACTGTGGTTCCCCACGACATGACCAGAGTCGAGAGCCAACTTGAGCGCCTCAAGTGCTCGGTCTTCATTTTCATCCCCAATTCCATCTAAGTGCCAAGCATTAAAATAGAATGTGGCTTTAATTCCGCCTTCATTGAGCACTCGAATGACATCAAGGCTCGCGTTAATTGGGCCGTCATCAAAGGTCAAATAAATCGTGCCCTTTGGGCTTGTTTGTGCCAAAGCACTTCCTGAAATAACGATACTCGCAGCAGTAAGTAAAGCCAGTTTTTTTAATTTCATTTTTATATCCTTTTTGAAATTAATTAATAATGACGTTGCTAGTTTTATATTGATAGAAATGTTTTTATATTCGCTAATTAAATAACGATTAATCAAAAGCGTTGCTCTCTTCTTGGTTATTATCCTATCCATGATTGCCAATCTAAAAATAGGGTTAATTGTTCGAAATGAGATTTCGTTCACGAACAATGCAACCGGTTGCGCTTTTTTGCATGGATTTATTTTGCTACAGTTTTTAGGTCAGATTTTGAACAAGGGAAAATAAGCAATGAAAAAGATTTTGTTATGCTGTAGTGCGGGCATGTCAACGAGTATGCTGGTCAAGAAAATGGAGCAAGCTGCCGCGAGCAAAGGGATTGAATGCAAGATTGATGCATTATCGGTCAATGCCTTTGAGGAAGCGATTAAAGAATACGATGTTTGTCTGTTAGGGCCGCAAGTGCGATTCCAACTCGAGTCTTTGCAGAAGACAGCGCAGGAGCATGGTAAGAATATTGCGGCGATCTCTCCGCAAGCGTACGGAATGATGAAGGGTGATGAAGTTCTTCAGCAAGCGCTAGATTTAATTAACTAATTCGCGAACGTAAAAATTTAAGGAGTTAATCAGGCTATATATTAAATATGGCTAATGGTTGCTTTGTCTAAAAATAAGGAAGGATTCTATGAAGCTTTATGATGCGATAATTGGAGTGGTTGAAAAATATATTGCTCCAATAGCGGCTAAAGTTGGTAATCAGCCTCACGTGAGAGCGATGCGTGATGGTTTTATCGTGGCCATGCCATTTATTATAGTCGGTAGTTTTATTTTAATTTTTGCTTTTCCACCTTTTTCAGAAGATACCACTAATACTTTTGGTCGAGTGTGGTTAGATTTTGCTACTAAGCACTTCGATACCATTATGATGCCCTTCAATATGTCGATGGGGATCATGACGATATTTGTCTCGTTGGGGGTCGCTTACAGTTTAGCGAAAGCTTACAAAATGGATGGCATCACGAGTGCTGTGTTATCACTGATGTGCTTTTTGTTGGTGGCAGCACCAGCTAAAGATGGTGCTTTATCGATGGCACACATGGGCGGAACGGGAATCTTCACTGCAGTGATGTGTGCCTTCTTCGCGGTGGAGCTCTATCGCTTTATGAAAAAGCACAACATTACTATTCGAATGCCAGAACAAGTTCCTCCTGCGATTGCACGATCCTTCGAGGTTCTACTGCCAGTCTTAGCAATTTTTATTACGCTCTACCCACTGAGTTTATTCGTGCAAGCCCAATACGATATGTTGATTCCAGATGCGGTTATGGCAATGTTTAAACCTCTGATCAGCGCATCTAATACACTTCCTGCTATTATTGGTGCCTTGTTGGTATGTCAGCTATTGTGGTTTGCTGGTATTCACGGTGCGGCCATTGTTGTTGGCCTGCTGTCTCCTATCTTCCTAACGAATATCAGTGCAAACATTGATGCGTTCGTCGCCGGACAGCCCGTTCCAAACGTCTTTACTCAACCATTCTGGGATTTCTACATCTTTATTGGTGGCTCTGGTGCGACATTAGCGCTAGTGATGTTGATGTCTTTCAGCCGTTCAGCGCATTTAAAGAGCATTGGTCGCATGAGTGCGGTACCAGGACTTTTCCAGATTAACGAACCCGTTATCTTCGGTAGCCCTGTGGTGATGAACCCAATTCTCTTCCTACCATTTGTTTTTGCTCCAGTGATTAACGCCACTATCGCTTACTTTGCTGTTCAGTTTGGTTTTGTTGGCATGGGCGTAGCGACAACGCCTTGGACAACCCCGGCCATCATCGGTGCATCATGGGGAAGTGGCTGGACATTTACGCCGATTCTCCTCGTTGTTGGGCTACTAATTCTTGATCTCTTCATCTATCTGCCATTTTTCAAAATGTTTGAGAAACAGATTCTGGAGCAAGAGCAACCCACGACAGAATCTCAAGAGCAGCCACAAGGCAGTGGCCAAGGTGTTACCGCTTAATTTATCGAGATTTGAGGCTGCATAGTCGCAGCCTCTCTTTGGAGGAGAGAAAAATGGAACAAGAACTGGTGGTGATGGAAATCATTTGTAATGCCGGTGAAGCAAGAAGTTTGTGCTTTGAAGCATTGAAATTATCACGAAAGAAAGAGTTTGCATTGGCAGACGAAAAACTGGCTCAAGCAAAGGAGTGTTTGAACAAGTCACACCTAGTGCAAACGCAACTGATTGAAGAAGATCAGGGTGAAGGCAAAGTGCCTATGACATTGGTCATGGTGCATGCACAGGATCACCTTATGACGACAATCTTGGCTCATGAGCTTGCAGTAGAAATGGTCGAACTTCATAAGCAGTTGGCTGGATGAGGAAGTCTTATGTCTAGAAAAGGACTAAAACTTGCGATTATCGGGGGAGGCAGTAGCTATACCCCAGAGTTAGTCGAAGGTGTATTAAAAAGAGCAGCATTTCTGCCAGTAGAGCAAATCCATTTTGTCGATATTGAGGCGGGTGCAGAAAAACTGGAGATCATTCGTCAGTTATCGCAAAGAATGGTGGATAAGGTTGGCGTTAAAATTGAGATCAAAGCAGGCTTTGATCGTAGAGAAGCGATCTTGGGTGCCGATTTTGTCATGACACAATTTCGTGTAGGCGGATTAGCCGCTCGAGCTAGCGATGAGCGCATTCCATTGAAGTATGATGTGATTGGTCAAGAAACCACAGGGCCAGGTGGTTTTGCTAAAGCACTGCGCACCATCCCGGTAATCCTCGATATTTGTCGAGATATCGAAGAGTTAGCACCTGAGGCTTGGATGCTGAACTTTACCAATCCAGCAGGGCTGGTTTCTGAAGCGGTAAGTAAGTACTCCAAGGTGAAAAGCATTGGCTTATGCAATGTGCCAGTTTCGATGCAAATGATGATTGCAGAGATGATGGATTGCGAGCCCAAGGAATTGCAGCTTGAGTTTGCTGGCCTTAATCACTTGGTATGGGTACATAACGCTTGGCTAGACGGAAAAAATATCACGGAGACCGTGTTGGAAAAAGTTGGTGATGGTGCCAATTTCAGCATGAAGAACATTTGGGAAGAACCTTGGGATCCCACCTTCTTAAAAGCCTTAGGGGCCATTCCTTGCCCTTATCATCGCTACTTTTATCAAACAGACGCAATGTTGGCTGAAGAGAAGCAAAGCGCGTTAGAAAAAGGCACGCGAGCTGAGCAGGTGATGGAAACTGAAAAAGCGTTGTTCCAGCTTTATCAAGATCCCAGTTTAGACCATAAACCTGAAGAGTTAGAGCAACGTGGTGGGGCGTACTATTCAGATGCGTCACTAAACTTGGTGGATGCGATTTACAACAACCGAAACAGTATCCATGTGGTTAACGTCTTAAATAATGGTGCGATAAATACGTTGCCGGATAACGCCGTGATTGAATGCAGTTCAGTGGTAGGAAGTTGGGGAGCTAAGCCGATTGCTATAGGCACTTTGTCACCAAAAGTCAGTGGACTGTTACATCAAGTGAAAGCATATGAACAATTAGCGATCGAAGCTGCTGTTCATGGCGATTACCATCAGGCCTTGATGGCATTAGCGAATAATCCATTGGTTCCTGATATTGGTAGAGCTAAGCTGATTTTGGACGATATTCTCCAAGAAAATGCAGAGTACTTACCGCAGTTTAAGTTAACCTCTCTTTAATAATAAGGTGGATGCTGAGATGAAAGTTATTTTTAACGCTGACGATTTTGGCCTCACGCGAGGGGTAAATGATGGCATTGTACAAGCTCATTTAGATGGCGTAGTGCGCTCAACTACGATGATGGTTGGCATGCCAGCAGAAGCGCATGCGGTTGAGTTGGCTAACCATTTGCCGGAGTTAAAAGTAGGCCTTCATCTCAGATTCACTGCGGGGAGACCGCTAACGGAAGGGCAAAACCTAATCGGCAGAGACGGCGATTTCACTCCTTATGGGCAATTTTGGCATCGACGAGACTACGATCCTATTGCGATACACAACGAAGCAGTGGCACAAGTTGAGTACTTTTTGGCGCTGGGATTGAACTTGAGCCATATCGATAGTCACCACCATGCTCATACTCATCCACAATTTGAACCCGTCATTTACGACATTGCGAGAACCTATCAAGTACCGCTGCGAAGCACGGGATTGGCTGGTGAAGAAGAGTTTGGTTGCCGCTATCACTTCACCGATCATTTCTATGACAAGCGAGTAGGGCACGAGTCGCTGATAAAACACTTGTTGAAGTTAAAAGAGCACTATGACGTTGTAGAAGTGATGTGCCACCCCGCCATCGTGGACACTGAGCTAGAAGCTTGCAGTGGTTATGCGAAACAAAGAGAACTTGAACTGGCCATTTTAACCAGTGATGAACTCAAGCTAAGTTTGAGAAAGCATGATATCGAAGTCACGGATTATTCCGAGTTGATTTTTGCACCACTGCACAGCTGTGTATGATTAAGACTGCCAGCATCGCCCCCTAGTCACCTTTCAAGTTGCTGGCAGTCACTTTTTATTGGAGAAGCTCTGAGCGCTTCGAATTGGGTTGAAGGAATGGCAAGAATTAAAGATGTAGCAGAGCTTGCTGGTGTAAACCGCTCTACCGTATCGCGCATTATTAATGGCGAAGGCAAATTTAAAGAAGAAACCAAGAAGAAAGTTGAATGGGCGATGGCGCAACTCAACTACCGACCAAGTGCTATAGCGCGTTCACTGGCCACATCTTCTTCCAATATGGTGGGGCTATTAGTTACCTACTATACAGGTGGTTTCTTCGGAGAAATGATGGACCGTGTTCAAACTGAGTTAGATCAACACAATAAATTCCTCATCACCGCTCAAGGGCACCATTCCGCGCAAGGTGAACGAGATGCAATACAACGCTTTCATGACCTACGTTGTGATGGCTACGTCTTGCACAGCCGTTACTTATCTGATGATGATTTGAGAGAGTTAGCTCAGCAAACAACACCGTTCGTCTTATTAGATAGATACGTCGAAGGATTGGAAGAACGTTGTATTACCTTCGATCATCGAGCGGCTAGTTTGATCGCCGTGAATCATCTAATTCACCAAGGACATCGTCAAATCGGTTGCATTACTGGCCCAAGCCAACGGTATAACAGTCAACTGAGAAAACAAGGCTATCTAGATGCAATGAAGCAGATAGAGAATCAAGGAGGGAGAGCATTATGCATTGAAGGCGATTATGGTCGAAAAAGTGGCTACCGCGCGATGCAAGTTTTGCTTGAACGTGAACCTAGATTGACGGCGGTATTTTCTTGCAGTGAAGAAATGACGATTGGTGCACTGCAATATTTGCATGAGAAGAAAATTGCAGTTCCAGAGCAAATATCTATAGTCAGTTTTGATAGTGTCGATCTGTGTGAGAGCCTTTATCCGACCGTGACAGCGGTGCATTTCCCTATTAGTGAAATGGCGGAAGTGGCGGTTCAAACCTTGATACATCTCATTAAAGATCAACCACTCACCCCTATAGACGGTTTTCAGCCGATACTAAAAAGGCGGAATGCAGACCGTACAATTTAATCGAATCAGACACCTGCAGTAAGTTGAATTGTTGACTATCTTTGTAAGAGACATAACAAGGAGAGAGATATGTTTCAACTTACTCCCTACCTTTACTTTGCCGGACGCTGTGCAGAAGCCCTCGAATTTTATCATCATTGCTTTGGTGGACGTGTAACAAACATCCGTTTGTTCAAAGATGCCCCTCAATATATTGAATCGGTAGAACCTGATTGGATTATGCATGCCGAATTTGAAGCGAATGGTATCCATCTGATGCTCTCCGACGGTGTCGTTGCCAAGGAGTTAGCGGGAAACAATATGGCGTTGTCTCTGCGCGTTGATGATCTCGACATACAATTAAAGTTGTTTGACCAATTGGCTGATGGTGGGCGAGTGATGATGCCTTTAACTGATACCTTTATTGGCAGTCGTTTAGGAAAGGTTGAAGACAAATTTGGTGTTCGTTGGATGATTCACTGTAAATTTACAAATTGATAGTGATTGGAAATGTGAATTGTTATTGATGAATTAATTGACAAAATCCACTAAAATTTCGCCTTTGTTTTAGAAATTTTGGTCTTAACGAGAAGTGGCAACTATCAAAATTACAGTAGATCGTATTCAACCTGGATTACATATACGTCTGCCGTTGAAGTGGAACGAGCACCCTTTTCTATTTAATAGCTTCAAGATCAAGGATCAAGAACAAGTGGAGATGATTCGCCACTTGGGTGTGAAGTGGGTCTTCCTCAATGTTAATCAGAGCGATACGCAGCCATTGCCTGCTAATCAGCAAAACCTTTCTGAAAGTGAACAGCAATCTGAAAAACTTGATGGCGAAACCAAAAAGCTTTGGGATGAAAAGCAAAAGCGTATCGAGAAGTTAAGTTCTTACCGACGTCGTGTCATTCAATGTGAAAAAGAGTTTGAACGTTCGTTGGCGAGAATGCGCTCTGTAATGACCAAAATTCGCAATCGTCCGACCGATGCGGTTGATGAAGCGAAACAACTCATCGATGACATCGTTGAAAAATTGATGAGTGATGACAATGTAACCCTCCATCTCATGAATGGGAAAAGTGAATTTGAAGATATTTATTTTCACTCATTAAACGTGTCCGTCATCGCTATGATGATAGGCCGTGCAAAAGGGTTTAGTGCCGCACAGCTAAAAGAACTTTCATTTGCCGCTTTGTTTCACGATATCGGTAAAATAAAAATTCCCTCTGCGATTGTCCGTAAGCAAACGCCACTCACAGATCCTGAGTTTAATTATCTCAAACTGCATACCAAGTACGGATTGGATTTAGCCAATACAGTAGAAGGTTTTCCTGATAGTGCGAAAAAGGTTATTGCGCAGCATCATGAGCTCAATGATGGTTCCGGTTATCCTGATGGTTTAAAGGAACATGAAATTGACGAGCTGACACAAGTGATTGCGGTGGCGAATGCTTTCGACAATTTATGCCATCACAACATTCCTACAGAACAGAAAATTCCCTACACCGCACTTTCTCATCTATATAAGAACTGCAAGCACCTTTATAGTGCCGAGAACCTGAATATCCTCATTAAGTTCATGGGAGTGTTTCCACCAGGTACGGTCGTACAACTTTCTAATAACATGGTCGGGTTGGTCATTTCCGTCAATGCGGCACATCTACTGTATCCCAATGTTTTGATGTACGACCCAGCAGTACCAAGAACTCAGGCGCCCATCATCGACTTAGCGGATAAAGATATAAAGATCGTCAGTGCCATTCATCCTAATAAATTACCTGACAAAGTGAGAGAGTACTTAAATCCTCGCTCACGAATTTCATATTTCTTTGATAGTGACGATTAGTTATCCACAGGATTTTGTGAATATCTTCTTTATATATTGAAGATAAAACCACAACAAATAAACGTTTGAGTGAATAATCATCACTCGAACGTTTTTTTTAGAAAAAACGGCAAATAGCACTTGCCAAAGAAACTGCCTTCCCTATAATGCGCATCCACCGACACGGCAGACGGCGTAAGGCCTCAGCAACGTCGGGTGAGGTAAAAGCTTCTGAGAAAATAAATTTGAAAAAGTGTTTGACTCTTCAAATTAACTCGCTAGAATGCACCTCCGCTTTGAGAGAAAAACTTCTCGAAAAGCAAAGCTCTTTAACAATATAAACCTATCAATCTGTGTGGGCACTCGTTGATGATAATCCAAAAAATTTATCAATGAACTGAGTGACCAAAACGATACTAAGTATCGGCACAGTCAATTTATTCAGTATTCATTGAGCCGAAGCGCAAGCTTCAAAAAAACTTTTAATTGAAGAGTTTGATCATGGCTCAGATTGAACGCTGGCGGCAGGCCTAACACATGCAAGTCGAGCGGCAGCACAGAGAAACTTGTTTCTCGGGTGGCGAGCGGCGGACGGGTGAGTAATGCCTGGGAAATTGCCCTGATGTGGGGGATAACCATTGGAAACGATGGCTAATACCGCATGATGCCTACGGGCCAAAGAGGGGGACCTTCGGGCCTCTCGCGTCAGGATATGCCC from Vibrio vulnificus NBRC 15645 = ATCC 27562 carries:
- a CDS encoding 6-phospho-beta-glucosidase, yielding MSRKGLKLAIIGGGSSYTPELVEGVLKRAAFLPVEQIHFVDIEAGAEKLEIIRQLSQRMVDKVGVKIEIKAGFDRREAILGADFVMTQFRVGGLAARASDERIPLKYDVIGQETTGPGGFAKALRTIPVILDICRDIEELAPEAWMLNFTNPAGLVSEAVSKYSKVKSIGLCNVPVSMQMMIAEMMDCEPKELQLEFAGLNHLVWVHNAWLDGKNITETVLEKVGDGANFSMKNIWEEPWDPTFLKALGAIPCPYHRYFYQTDAMLAEEKQSALEKGTRAEQVMETEKALFQLYQDPSLDHKPEELEQRGGAYYSDASLNLVDAIYNNRNSIHVVNVLNNGAINTLPDNAVIECSSVVGSWGAKPIAIGTLSPKVSGLLHQVKAYEQLAIEAAVHGDYHQALMALANNPLVPDIGRAKLILDDILQENAEYLPQFKLTSL
- the chbG gene encoding chitin disaccharide deacetylase produces the protein MKVIFNADDFGLTRGVNDGIVQAHLDGVVRSTTMMVGMPAEAHAVELANHLPELKVGLHLRFTAGRPLTEGQNLIGRDGDFTPYGQFWHRRDYDPIAIHNEAVAQVEYFLALGLNLSHIDSHHHAHTHPQFEPVIYDIARTYQVPLRSTGLAGEEEFGCRYHFTDHFYDKRVGHESLIKHLLKLKEHYDVVEVMCHPAIVDTELEACSGYAKQRELELAILTSDELKLSLRKHDIEVTDYSELIFAPLHSCV
- a CDS encoding LacI family DNA-binding transcriptional regulator, giving the protein MARIKDVAELAGVNRSTVSRIINGEGKFKEETKKKVEWAMAQLNYRPSAIARSLATSSSNMVGLLVTYYTGGFFGEMMDRVQTELDQHNKFLITAQGHHSAQGERDAIQRFHDLRCDGYVLHSRYLSDDDLRELAQQTTPFVLLDRYVEGLEERCITFDHRAASLIAVNHLIHQGHRQIGCITGPSQRYNSQLRKQGYLDAMKQIENQGGRALCIEGDYGRKSGYRAMQVLLEREPRLTAVFSCSEEMTIGALQYLHEKKIAVPEQISIVSFDSVDLCESLYPTVTAVHFPISEMAEVAVQTLIHLIKDQPLTPIDGFQPILKRRNADRTI
- a CDS encoding VOC family protein, which gives rise to MFQLTPYLYFAGRCAEALEFYHHCFGGRVTNIRLFKDAPQYIESVEPDWIMHAEFEANGIHLMLSDGVVAKELAGNNMALSLRVDDLDIQLKLFDQLADGGRVMMPLTDTFIGSRLGKVEDKFGVRWMIHCKFTN
- a CDS encoding HD-GYP domain-containing protein, with protein sequence MATIKITVDRIQPGLHIRLPLKWNEHPFLFNSFKIKDQEQVEMIRHLGVKWVFLNVNQSDTQPLPANQQNLSESEQQSEKLDGETKKLWDEKQKRIEKLSSYRRRVIQCEKEFERSLARMRSVMTKIRNRPTDAVDEAKQLIDDIVEKLMSDDNVTLHLMNGKSEFEDIYFHSLNVSVIAMMIGRAKGFSAAQLKELSFAALFHDIGKIKIPSAIVRKQTPLTDPEFNYLKLHTKYGLDLANTVEGFPDSAKKVIAQHHELNDGSGYPDGLKEHEIDELTQVIAVANAFDNLCHHNIPTEQKIPYTALSHLYKNCKHLYSAENLNILIKFMGVFPPGTVVQLSNNMVGLVISVNAAHLLYPNVLMYDPAVPRTQAPIIDLADKDIKIVSAIHPNKLPDKVREYLNPRSRISYFFDSDD